A genomic segment from Blastococcus sp. PRF04-17 encodes:
- a CDS encoding alpha/beta hydrolase, whose product MRSSRGRSVVPSILLASSLVLAGCSSFSGSVEEESTASAAPTTPAEPQVAEIEWTDCNAQLQGLIAERPGAERNLSFECGTTEVPISYDEPEGATLPLFLVRVVMAGQTDRIGSLMVNPGGPGVSGADAALSAALTLPVEVLQRFDIVGFDPRGVGLSTPVECIPDETKEDIVAAEPRPVTDEQIDEAFALAQEVADACAEEYGDALGTFNTTDTARDMDRLREALGDEQLTYLGYSYGTTLGSTYAELFPENVRAVVLDAAVDPDTDKVEHAEARAAALEAGFDAFAENCVGLIAGCPIGADPRAFVENLLTTAAATPVPSADPEDAAAARRATPGVIQTAIAAALYDTASWPQLAQALAAASKGDSAGLFSLADAYAGRLEDGTYSNLFDANIAINCADTDVTVEEREIRELAVEWNQKYPLFGAGSAVGLYTCNVWEAERTPLPERDAEGSAPILVVGTAGDPVTPLPGAVDMAEDLESGVLLTWQGQGHTAYPKSECVTAAVNAYLIDLTAPLDGLTCPA is encoded by the coding sequence ATGCGTTCGTCCCGCGGCCGGTCGGTCGTCCCGTCGATCCTGCTCGCCTCGAGCCTCGTGCTGGCGGGCTGCTCGTCGTTCTCCGGCTCCGTCGAGGAGGAGTCGACGGCGTCGGCCGCACCGACCACGCCGGCCGAGCCTCAGGTGGCCGAGATCGAGTGGACCGACTGCAACGCCCAGCTGCAGGGGCTGATCGCCGAGCGTCCCGGCGCCGAGCGGAACCTGTCCTTCGAGTGCGGCACGACCGAGGTGCCGATCAGCTACGACGAGCCCGAGGGCGCGACGCTGCCGCTGTTCCTCGTCCGCGTCGTGATGGCCGGCCAGACCGACCGCATCGGCTCGCTCATGGTCAACCCGGGCGGTCCCGGCGTCTCGGGAGCCGACGCAGCCCTGAGCGCGGCACTGACCCTCCCCGTGGAGGTCCTCCAGCGGTTCGACATCGTCGGCTTCGACCCGCGCGGCGTCGGCCTGTCCACGCCGGTGGAGTGCATCCCCGACGAGACCAAGGAGGACATCGTCGCCGCCGAGCCGCGACCGGTGACCGACGAGCAGATCGACGAGGCGTTCGCCCTGGCCCAGGAGGTCGCCGACGCCTGCGCCGAGGAGTACGGCGACGCCCTCGGCACCTTCAACACCACCGACACCGCCCGTGACATGGACCGCCTCCGCGAGGCCCTCGGCGACGAGCAGCTGACCTACCTCGGCTACTCCTACGGGACGACGCTGGGCTCCACGTATGCCGAGCTGTTCCCCGAGAACGTGCGCGCCGTGGTGCTCGACGCCGCGGTCGACCCCGACACCGACAAGGTGGAGCACGCCGAGGCCCGTGCCGCGGCGCTCGAGGCCGGTTTCGACGCGTTCGCGGAGAACTGCGTCGGCCTCATCGCCGGCTGCCCCATCGGTGCCGACCCGCGGGCGTTCGTCGAGAACCTGCTGACCACGGCCGCCGCGACACCCGTGCCCAGCGCGGACCCCGAGGACGCCGCGGCGGCCCGCCGCGCGACGCCCGGCGTCATCCAGACGGCGATCGCCGCAGCCCTGTACGACACGGCCTCGTGGCCGCAGCTCGCCCAGGCGCTCGCCGCCGCCTCGAAGGGCGACTCCGCCGGGCTGTTCTCCCTCGCCGACGCCTACGCCGGCCGGCTCGAGGACGGCACCTACTCCAACCTCTTCGACGCCAACATCGCGATCAACTGCGCCGACACGGACGTGACCGTGGAGGAGCGCGAGATCCGCGAGCTCGCGGTCGAGTGGAACCAGAAGTACCCGCTGTTCGGCGCCGGATCGGCCGTCGGCCTCTACACCTGCAACGTCTGGGAGGCCGAGCGCACGCCGCTGCCCGAGCGGGACGCGGAGGGCAGCGCACCGATCCTCGTGGTGGGTACCGCCGGCGACCCGGTGACGCCGCTCCCGGGTGCCGTGGACATGGCGGAGGACCTCGAGTCCGGCGTCCTGCTGACGTGGCAGGGGCAGGGCCACACCGCCTATCCGAAGAGCGAGTGCGTGACCGCCGCGGTCAACGCCTACCTGATCGACCTCACCGCTCCGCTGGACGGGCTCACCTGCCCGGCGTGA
- a CDS encoding ATP-dependent DNA ligase, with product MDLPLLPPVKPMLAKAATKLPTGEDLYYEPKWDGFRCIVFRDGDEVELGSRNERPLTRYFPEVVAAVKAQLPRKCVVDGEIVVPAGDRLHFEALLQRIHPAESRVRLLAEQTPASFVAFDLLALGDESLLERPFAQRRARLEQALADSAPPVYLTGITRDADTARRWFETFEGAGLDGVVAKAADLPYGPDQRLMTKVKHVRTADCVVAGFRWHKSGPIVGSLLLGLYDDGKLQHIGVAASFPMARRAELVEELEPYRAEALDGHPWQDWANAQVPQGEDAANGPGTRMPGAVSRWNAKKDLSWVPLRPELVVEIKYDQLEGRRLRHTGQFLRWRPDRDPLTCTYDQLDVPVRYDLAEVLTT from the coding sequence ATGGATCTGCCCCTGCTGCCGCCGGTGAAGCCGATGCTGGCCAAGGCCGCCACGAAGCTGCCGACCGGCGAGGACCTCTACTACGAGCCCAAGTGGGACGGGTTCCGCTGCATCGTGTTCCGGGACGGCGACGAGGTGGAGCTCGGCAGCCGCAACGAGCGCCCGCTGACCCGGTACTTCCCCGAGGTGGTGGCGGCGGTCAAGGCACAGCTCCCGCGGAAGTGCGTGGTCGACGGCGAGATCGTCGTCCCGGCCGGGGACCGGCTGCACTTCGAGGCGCTGCTGCAGCGCATCCACCCCGCCGAGTCGCGGGTGCGGCTGCTGGCCGAGCAGACGCCGGCGTCGTTCGTGGCGTTCGACCTGCTGGCCCTGGGCGACGAGTCGCTGCTCGAGCGGCCGTTCGCGCAGCGCCGCGCGCGGCTCGAGCAGGCGCTCGCCGACAGTGCACCGCCGGTCTACCTCACCGGCATCACGCGGGACGCCGACACCGCGCGGCGCTGGTTCGAGACCTTCGAGGGCGCCGGCCTCGACGGGGTCGTCGCCAAGGCCGCCGACCTTCCCTACGGGCCCGACCAGCGGCTGATGACCAAGGTCAAGCACGTGCGGACCGCCGACTGCGTCGTCGCCGGGTTCCGCTGGCACAAGAGCGGGCCGATCGTCGGGTCGCTGCTGCTCGGGCTCTACGACGACGGGAAGCTGCAGCACATCGGCGTCGCGGCGTCCTTCCCCATGGCCCGCCGGGCGGAGCTGGTCGAGGAGCTCGAGCCGTACCGCGCCGAGGCGCTGGACGGGCACCCGTGGCAGGACTGGGCGAATGCCCAGGTTCCCCAGGGGGAGGACGCAGCGAACGGCCCGGGGACCCGCATGCCCGGCGCGGTCAGCCGGTGGAACGCGAAGAAGGACCTCTCCTGGGTGCCGCTGCGCCCGGAACTGGTGGTGGAGATCAAGTACGACCAGCTCGAGGGACGACGTCTTCGTCACACCGGACAGTTCCTCCGGTGGCGGCCCGACCGCGACCCGCTGACCTGCACCTACGACCAGCTGGACGTGCCGGTGCGGTACGACCTGGCGGAGGTCCTGACCACCTGA
- a CDS encoding GYD domain-containing protein, whose translation MPLYLTRFSYTPETWARMIRNPEDRRKAAQAYIESVGGSLHGFWYAFGAYDGHTLWEAPDDVSMASVALAIGSGGAIKAMETTVLLTVEDTIEALTRAQGISYRAPATA comes from the coding sequence ATGCCGCTCTACCTGACGAGGTTCAGCTACACGCCCGAGACGTGGGCCCGCATGATCAGGAATCCGGAGGACCGCCGGAAGGCCGCGCAGGCCTACATCGAATCCGTCGGCGGGTCGCTGCACGGGTTCTGGTACGCCTTCGGAGCCTACGACGGGCACACCCTGTGGGAGGCGCCCGACGACGTGTCGATGGCCTCGGTGGCCCTGGCGATCGGCAGCGGCGGGGCGATCAAGGCGATGGAGACGACCGTCCTGCTCACCGTCGAGGACACCATCGAGGCGTTGACCAGGGCGCAGGGCATCTCCTACCGCGCCCCGGCGACCGCGTAG
- a CDS encoding dihydrofolate reductase family protein has protein sequence MTVGGRSEPLGSPGDKRIFDLLRALADGVLVGHGTAAAEGYGPITPETRVGRLRAALGRPPTAPIVVVSGRASLDPGGKLLGGPSPTICVTCEAADPDRRAALADAGAEVLVCGDDDVDLPTTLDRLAERGLEQLVCEGGPQLLHAALTAGVVDELDLSISPALVGGESRLLEAALGTPARLDLRQLLEEDGMLFTRYAVAGAR, from the coding sequence GTGACCGTGGGCGGCCGCAGCGAGCCGCTCGGTTCGCCCGGCGACAAGCGGATCTTCGACCTGCTGCGGGCGCTCGCGGACGGCGTCCTCGTCGGTCACGGGACGGCGGCCGCCGAGGGGTACGGCCCGATCACGCCGGAGACGCGGGTCGGCCGGCTCCGTGCCGCGCTGGGGCGGCCGCCGACCGCGCCCATCGTCGTCGTCTCGGGACGAGCGTCGCTGGACCCGGGCGGGAAGCTCCTGGGCGGGCCCTCTCCCACGATCTGCGTGACGTGCGAGGCGGCCGACCCGGACCGCCGGGCGGCGCTGGCCGACGCCGGCGCCGAGGTCCTGGTCTGCGGCGACGACGACGTCGACCTGCCCACGACGCTGGACCGGCTGGCCGAGCGCGGGCTCGAGCAGCTGGTCTGCGAGGGCGGCCCGCAGCTGCTGCACGCGGCCCTGACCGCGGGCGTCGTCGACGAGCTCGACCTGTCGATCTCCCCCGCCCTCGTCGGCGGCGAGTCGCGGCTGCTGGAGGCGGCGCTGGGCACCCCGGCCCGGCTCGACCTGCGTCAGCTGCTCGAGGAGGACGGGATGCTCTTCACCCGCTACGCGGTCGCCGGGGCGCGGTAG
- the treZ gene encoding malto-oligosyltrehalose trehalohydrolase: protein MSAPVEFAVWAPLPARVRVQVDGTVHDMRRDDAGWWRAEVDAGPESDYGFLLGDDETPRPDPRSRRQPQGVHGLSRRFDAGAHTWGDDAWTGRPLAGGVVYEMHVGTFTPEGTLDAAIGRLGHLVDLGVDFVELLPVNGFNGTHNWGYDGVLWYAVQEEYGGPAAYQRFVDACHTHGLGVIQDVVYNHLGPSGNYLPEFFPIFAEGGANTWGNSINLSGPDSDEVRRYVIDNALMWLRDMHVDGLRLDAVHALVDERATHVLEEMAQEVDRLSVAVGRPLTLIAESDLNDPRMVTPRVAGGLGLTAQWSDDFHHALHSVLTGEGQGYYADFAEAGLGGLAKTLTGAYFHDGAWSSFRRRHHGRPVDTATLPGWKFLGYLQDHDQIGNRAVGDRISATLSPGLLAVGATIVLTSPFTPMLFMGEEWGATTPWQFFTSHPEPELGKATAEGRIGEFAEHGWDADVVPDPQDPETFSRSKLDWAELGKEPHDRLLAVHRSLLALRRAHPDLLDPDLTAVEVDWDDTDRWLVVKRGSLRVVVNLAGEPREIDLDLPTAEVLFATGELPETDGETVTMPAESAAVVSIR from the coding sequence ATGTCCGCTCCCGTCGAGTTCGCCGTCTGGGCGCCGCTGCCCGCGCGGGTGCGGGTCCAGGTCGACGGCACCGTCCACGACATGCGGCGGGACGACGCCGGCTGGTGGCGGGCGGAGGTGGACGCGGGCCCCGAGTCCGACTACGGGTTCCTGCTCGGCGACGACGAGACTCCCCGCCCGGACCCTCGGTCGAGGCGGCAGCCACAGGGCGTGCACGGCCTCTCCCGGCGCTTCGACGCCGGTGCGCACACGTGGGGGGACGACGCCTGGACCGGGCGCCCGCTCGCAGGTGGCGTCGTCTACGAGATGCACGTCGGCACCTTCACGCCCGAGGGCACGCTCGACGCCGCGATCGGCCGGCTCGGCCACCTCGTCGACCTCGGCGTGGACTTCGTGGAACTGCTGCCGGTCAACGGGTTCAACGGCACCCACAACTGGGGCTACGACGGCGTCCTCTGGTACGCCGTCCAGGAGGAGTACGGCGGGCCGGCGGCCTACCAGCGGTTCGTCGACGCCTGCCACACCCACGGCCTCGGCGTGATCCAGGACGTCGTCTACAACCACCTCGGCCCGTCGGGGAACTACCTGCCCGAGTTCTTCCCGATCTTCGCCGAGGGTGGCGCGAACACCTGGGGCAACTCGATCAACCTCTCCGGCCCGGACTCCGACGAGGTGCGGCGCTACGTCATCGACAACGCGCTGATGTGGCTGCGCGACATGCACGTCGACGGACTGCGGCTCGACGCGGTGCACGCGCTGGTCGACGAACGGGCGACCCACGTGCTCGAGGAGATGGCCCAGGAGGTCGACAGGCTCTCGGTCGCCGTCGGCCGCCCGCTGACCCTGATCGCCGAGAGCGACCTCAACGACCCGCGCATGGTCACCCCGCGCGTCGCCGGCGGCCTGGGCCTGACCGCGCAGTGGAGCGACGACTTCCACCACGCGCTGCACTCGGTGCTGACCGGCGAGGGTCAGGGCTACTACGCGGACTTCGCCGAGGCGGGCCTGGGCGGGCTGGCCAAGACGCTCACCGGGGCCTACTTCCACGACGGCGCCTGGTCGAGCTTCCGGCGTCGCCACCACGGGCGGCCGGTCGACACCGCGACGCTGCCGGGCTGGAAGTTCCTCGGCTACCTGCAGGACCACGACCAGATCGGCAACCGGGCCGTCGGCGACCGCATCTCGGCCACCCTCTCCCCCGGCCTGCTCGCCGTCGGCGCCACGATCGTGCTCACCAGCCCGTTCACGCCGATGCTGTTCATGGGCGAGGAGTGGGGCGCCACCACGCCCTGGCAGTTCTTCACCAGCCACCCGGAGCCGGAACTGGGCAAGGCCACTGCCGAGGGCCGCATCGGCGAGTTCGCCGAGCACGGCTGGGACGCCGACGTCGTGCCCGACCCGCAGGACCCCGAGACGTTCAGCCGGTCGAAGCTGGACTGGGCCGAGCTCGGCAAGGAGCCGCACGACCGGCTGCTCGCCGTCCACCGGTCGTTGCTGGCGCTGCGACGCGCGCACCCCGATCTGCTCGACCCCGACCTGACCGCCGTCGAGGTCGACTGGGACGACACCGACCGGTGGCTGGTCGTGAAGCGCGGCTCCCTCCGGGTGGTGGTCAACCTGGCCGGGGAGCCGCGGGAGATCGACCTCGACCTGCCCACGGCCGAGGTGCTCTTCGCGACCGGTGAGCTGCCCGAGACCGACGGCGAGACGGTGACCATGCCGGCCGAGAGCGCGGCCGTCGTCAGCATCCGCTGA
- a CDS encoding efflux RND transporter periplasmic adaptor subunit, producing the protein MGTVRTIVFPALRLLVWAVIAAALVVLAFRGGSGLGGEPAAGPGPSFVDTGSPPIPVGRGTVSNTVTVAGTVVADPSVPVKATAAGEVSTLLAEPGPVTAGQPLVEIRWEEERDPVTETDAEGNQTVTQPKPRIRYATVAAPIAGTLTSLDVLKAQLVSVGDRIGSISPGTLSVTASLTQAEQFRLLRPPAAAEVEVQGGPAPFTCTGLVLGAPASAPAEEPDPAMPVDPSMPTGGGTSARCSVPPGTAVFAGMGATMAIQAGLAENVLVVPVTAVQGSVQTGNVWVVGEDGEPVERPVSLGLTDGELIEIKDGLAEGEQILQFVPVPDDTPVDPFTGEPMTGGPFG; encoded by the coding sequence ATGGGCACGGTCCGCACCATCGTGTTTCCTGCGCTGCGGCTTCTGGTGTGGGCGGTGATCGCCGCGGCGCTCGTCGTCCTCGCCTTCCGGGGCGGCAGCGGGCTGGGCGGCGAGCCCGCCGCCGGTCCGGGTCCGTCCTTCGTCGACACCGGCTCCCCACCGATCCCCGTCGGGCGCGGCACGGTGAGCAACACGGTGACCGTCGCCGGCACGGTCGTCGCCGACCCGTCGGTGCCGGTGAAGGCCACCGCCGCCGGTGAGGTGAGCACGCTGCTGGCCGAGCCGGGCCCCGTGACGGCGGGCCAGCCGCTGGTCGAGATCCGCTGGGAGGAGGAGCGCGACCCGGTCACCGAGACCGACGCCGAGGGCAACCAGACGGTCACCCAGCCGAAGCCGCGGATCCGCTACGCCACCGTGGCCGCGCCGATCGCCGGCACGCTCACCAGCCTCGACGTCCTCAAGGCCCAGCTGGTCTCCGTCGGCGACCGCATCGGCAGCATCTCGCCCGGCACCCTCTCGGTGACCGCCTCGCTGACCCAGGCCGAGCAGTTCCGGCTGCTGCGCCCCCCGGCGGCGGCGGAGGTGGAGGTGCAGGGCGGGCCGGCGCCGTTCACCTGCACCGGCCTCGTGCTGGGGGCCCCGGCCTCCGCCCCGGCGGAGGAGCCCGACCCGGCCATGCCGGTCGACCCGTCCATGCCGACCGGCGGCGGGACGTCGGCCCGGTGCTCCGTGCCGCCCGGCACGGCCGTCTTCGCCGGCATGGGCGCGACGATGGCGATCCAGGCAGGGCTCGCCGAGAACGTGCTCGTGGTCCCCGTGACCGCCGTCCAGGGCTCGGTGCAGACCGGCAACGTCTGGGTGGTCGGCGAGGACGGGGAACCGGTCGAGCGGCCGGTGTCCCTGGGGCTCACCGACGGCGAGCTGATCGAGATCAAGGACGGGCTGGCCGAGGGCGAGCAGATCCTGCAGTTCGTCCCGGTGCCCGACGACACCCCGGTCGACCCCTTCACCGGCGAGCCCATGACCGGAGGGCCGTTCGGATGA
- a CDS encoding ABC transporter ATP-binding protein: protein MSLLELAGVRREVRLPDGSVLPILTGVDLSVDHGDHVAVVGRSGSGKSTLLNILGLLDAPTGGDYLLDGEPTDRLRARRRSRLRGEVFGFVFQQFNLLPRRTALENVAAPLLYSSGRAYLTRTRAAREMLERVGLGARAEQVPERLSGGEQQRVAIARALVRRPQVVLADEPTGALDVETGARVMDLLTEVTRETGAALVTITHDLSVAALAGRRFRLDGGHLSPLPAGSALAAATSARSGGTA, encoded by the coding sequence ATGAGCCTGCTCGAGCTCGCCGGCGTCCGCCGGGAGGTGCGGCTGCCCGACGGCTCGGTGCTGCCCATCCTGACCGGCGTGGACCTGTCGGTCGACCACGGCGACCACGTGGCGGTCGTCGGCCGGTCCGGGTCGGGCAAGTCGACACTGCTCAACATCCTCGGCCTGCTCGACGCCCCCACCGGCGGTGACTACCTGCTGGACGGCGAGCCGACCGACCGGCTGCGTGCCCGTCGCCGGTCACGGCTGCGCGGCGAGGTGTTCGGGTTCGTCTTCCAGCAGTTCAACCTGCTCCCGCGGCGCACCGCCCTGGAGAACGTCGCCGCGCCGTTGCTGTACTCCTCCGGCCGCGCCTACCTCACCCGCACGCGAGCGGCGCGCGAGATGCTCGAGCGCGTCGGGCTGGGCGCGCGGGCCGAGCAGGTGCCCGAACGGCTCTCCGGCGGCGAGCAGCAGCGCGTGGCGATCGCGCGGGCGCTGGTCCGCCGTCCCCAGGTGGTGCTGGCCGACGAGCCCACGGGCGCCCTCGACGTGGAGACCGGCGCCCGGGTCATGGACCTGCTGACCGAGGTGACCCGCGAGACCGGCGCGGCCTTGGTCACCATCACCCACGACCTGTCGGTGGCGGCGCTCGCCGGCCGGCGGTTCCGTCTGGACGGCGGCCACCTGTCACCCCTGCCCGCCGGCTCGGCCCTGGCTGCCGCCACCTCCGCGCGGTCCGGGGGGACGGCGTGA
- a CDS encoding ABC transporter permease — translation MTGVLGAFAEAWGEVRVHKSRVVLSLVGVFLAVFAMTSVTALGQLMAQAQQEQSERWGGRAATIGIQAFDPMTGAAPAKEKWDAAVAGLIERYGITGASSVAWSEGLYRLPEGPMAVQTRTVSPSYGPLHRVEPVQGRWFREGDRTSLAPALVVNERFLARLGIGDLSSPATVMIGGPRPVLAAIVGVVREGYEEELIVYRAEGSGGVWESEADASQQVMYGPPTLELWVPPEQAEQVIETVQHDLRLALPGTDVQAYRQDDPMLAESLATLRLAIRGAGIVVLILGGLGVLNIGLVTVRQRIREIGVRRSFGAGSGRIFSAVMLESVCATAVAGVAAVAASIVLVRLLPLESLVNQGIPFADRPGFPVAAAVEGMVAATGVGALAGLLPAIIAVRAKVIDAIRF, via the coding sequence GTGACCGGGGTCCTGGGCGCCTTCGCCGAGGCGTGGGGGGAGGTGCGGGTGCACAAGTCCCGCGTGGTGCTGTCGCTGGTCGGCGTCTTCCTCGCCGTGTTCGCCATGACCAGCGTGACGGCGCTCGGGCAGCTGATGGCCCAGGCCCAGCAGGAGCAGTCCGAGCGCTGGGGCGGCCGCGCGGCGACCATCGGCATCCAGGCCTTCGACCCCATGACCGGTGCGGCGCCGGCCAAGGAGAAGTGGGACGCCGCCGTCGCCGGGCTCATCGAGCGGTACGGGATCACCGGCGCGTCCAGCGTGGCATGGAGCGAGGGCCTCTACCGCCTGCCGGAGGGCCCCATGGCCGTCCAGACACGCACGGTGTCGCCGTCCTACGGTCCGCTGCACCGCGTCGAGCCGGTGCAGGGCCGCTGGTTCCGGGAAGGCGACCGGACCAGCCTCGCGCCGGCTCTCGTCGTCAACGAGCGCTTCCTGGCGCGGCTGGGCATCGGCGACCTCAGCTCCCCGGCGACGGTGATGATCGGCGGCCCGCGCCCGGTGCTCGCCGCCATCGTGGGCGTCGTCCGCGAGGGCTACGAGGAGGAGCTGATCGTCTACCGGGCCGAGGGGTCCGGCGGGGTCTGGGAGTCCGAGGCCGACGCGTCGCAGCAGGTGATGTACGGCCCGCCGACGCTCGAGCTGTGGGTGCCGCCCGAGCAGGCGGAGCAGGTCATCGAGACGGTGCAGCACGACCTGCGCCTCGCGCTGCCGGGCACCGACGTGCAGGCCTACCGGCAGGACGACCCGATGCTCGCGGAGTCGCTCGCGACGCTGCGCCTGGCCATCCGCGGCGCCGGCATCGTGGTGCTGATCCTCGGCGGGCTCGGCGTGCTGAACATCGGCCTCGTGACGGTGCGGCAGCGGATCCGGGAGATCGGCGTCCGCCGCAGCTTCGGCGCCGGCTCCGGCCGGATCTTCTCGGCCGTGATGCTCGAGAGCGTCTGCGCCACCGCGGTGGCCGGCGTGGCGGCCGTGGCCGCGTCCATCGTGCTCGTCCGGCTGCTGCCCCTGGAGAGCCTGGTCAACCAGGGCATCCCCTTCGCCGACCGGCCCGGCTTCCCGGTCGCCGCCGCCGTCGAGGGGATGGTGGCGGCGACCGGTGTCGGCGCGCTGGCAGGTCTGCTGCCCGCGATCATCGCCGTCCGAGCCAAGGTGATCGACGCGATCCGCTTCTAG